CACCCAGGACCTCGCGCGTGGTCCGTACCGTGGTGATATCGGACGCCTCGTCCAGCCCGAGTTTGACCTTGAACGTGCGGTATCCCAGTTCCTTGAAGGCCTGGGTGCGCTCCCGCATGGTCTGGGCCGAACCGGCCGCGAGAAAGGCGGCAATCTCGACCTTGTCGCGGTAGAGCCCGCCCCATAGCGCATGCAGCGGCAGGTTGGCATATTTGCCCAGCGCGTCCCACATCGCCATCTCGACAGCGTTGATAGCCATGACGGCGGCGCGCTTGTGGTGGTAATAGCCGGCGCCGAGCACATGCCGATGCAGCTTTTCGGCATCCTGGATGGAGCGGCCGATCGCCAGCTTCGAGACCACGTTTTCCAGGACTGGCTCGATGAAATCGAGTAGGCAGATGGTTTCGCCATAGCCTTTGATACCGCTCTCGGTGGTAATCTCCACCACGAGGCGCGTGGTGCCGCCGCGCCTGCCCGAACCCCACAGCACTTCGGTGGAAAAGGGGACATGGACAAGCCAGTGCCGGACGGTCTGGATTTTCATGGGCGATGCTCGTGGCTTTGGCGGGAAGGGTGGTGCGGGCCGTGCGGCCCGCACCGGATCATGTCACTGCGTGACGGAAGTGTTCCAGAAATATGGCCAGGGTGCCTTTACCAGGCCCTCGAGGCGCTTGGATTTGGCGGCCAGGGCGCTGAAGTCGCCGATCTTGATGAAGGGCACTTCATCATAGATGACGCGCTGCACCTCGGCCCACTTCTCCACGCGCTTGGCCGGATCGAGCTCGGCATTGAAGGCGTCCATGGCGGTGGTGCGAGCTTCGCTTTCCCACCAGCCCGGCGCGGTGGGCGAGAGCAGGTTGATGATGCCGGGCTCGGGCAGGAAGGAACTATGGGTGATATAGATGTCCCACAGATCGGGATTGCCCCGGCGCTCGGAGAGCGTTGCCCAATCGACCACGTCCATCTCGACGGCAAAGCCGGCCTGTTTGAGATATTCCGCCGCGACCTGCGCCATCTTGTAGTGGAATTCATACTGGCGGCTGGTCAGGATGCGGAGCGGAGCACCCTCCTTGCCGGCCTCGGCGAGCATGGACCTGGCCGCGTCGGGATCGCCCAGATTATAGGCCCCGTCCACGCCGGCATCGCTGTGCCACACGAAGGTGGACGGATACATCGAGCCGTTGAGGCTGTAGGCACTGGGATCGCCAAAGGCGGCGATCAGCATGTCTTCCATGTTCAGCGCCGTGCGGATGGCCCGGCGCACCTCGATATCGGCAGCCGAACCGGCCTTCTTGTTCAGCACGAAGACCGGCCAACCGAAGGATTCGAGCAGGACGGGCTCGACATTGGCCTGGTCCTGGAAACGAGCAGCCGCTTCGATGGGCAGCGAGGACACATAGTCATACTGGCCCGCCAGCGCCGCCTCGATACGGGTGCTGGCATCGGGAACTGGCAGGAAACGCAGCTCGTCGACCTCGGCGATGCGTGCGCCGCCATAGCCGTTCGGCGCCTCGGCGCGCGGGCTGTAATCCTCGAATTTCAGGAGCTGGATATACTGGTCGGGCTTGCGCTCGCCGAGCTTGAACGGCCCGGTGCCGATGAATTCGACCAGCGGGTCGGCCAGCTTTTCCTCCGGCATGATCACGGCGGCGCTGTTGGTGAAGGACAGCAGCGCGAGGAACGAGCCAGAGGGCTTGTTCAGCTTGATGCGAACCGTCTCGGCATCGACCGCCTCGATCGCCTCGATGCTCTCGGATACCAGCTTGGCGCGCGATGCGGTGGCCAGCCAGCGGTTCAGCGAGGCGACCACGTCGGCCGAATCCATCGCCGAGCCGTCATGAAAGGTGATGCCGGAGCGCAGCTTGATGAGATATTCGGTACCATCTGCGCTGATCTGCGGCATATCCTGCGCCAGCATCGGCGTCAGGCCGTAATTCGCGTCGAACGTGAAGAGGGTTTCGAAAATGTGCTGCGTGACATCGCCCACCAGATCGGTCGTCGTGCTCATCGGATCGAGCGTCGGCAATTCGCCGACGGTCGCGACATTGATGGCATCGCCCTGCGCCAACGCCGGCGCGGCCGATGCCATCAGCAGAGCCGCCAATGCGACCGTGGTCGCTTGCCTGTACCCCATCATACTCTCCCTTGATTTCTGTACGTAATTGCGTATAGAATTTCGTAATAACAGAATGCTAGCGGGCAGCCCTTGCGCTGTCAATATGTTGAAAGGTGACGAAGCATGGCGCGTGTCAGCGGCATCGAGCGAACGATCCAGATTTTCGATCTGCTGGAATCAACCGGTCGTGCAATGAATGGGTCGGCAATTGCCAAGGGGGTCGGCGCCTCGGCCTCCACCATCTATCCGATCATCGACGAACTACTGGAGCGCCAGTTGCTGGCGCGTGCGGAGGGCAGCGATGTCTGGCTCGGGCCGCGGCTTTACCGCTATGGCCTCGCCTATGGAAATGCGCTCGATATCGTCCGGATCGCGACGCCGGTCATGCGCGACATGTGCCAGCGCATCGGCGAAACGGTGCAGCTCTGCGGCAGGGATGGCGGCATGATGACCATTCTGGGGATGGAAGAGGCCGACGGGCATTTCCGCGTCAGCTCGCGTGTCGGGTCGCGCGTGCCCCTGAACTGGACGGCGTCCGGTCGGCTGCTGGTCGGCCACCTGCCGCCCGCGCAGCGGCTTGAGATTTTCGCTGCCAGCGCACTGGATTCGCCCAGCGGCCGCGCCGCTACCGACCCTGATACTTTGTCGGCCGAAGCGGGTGAGGCCTTTCTCGCGCGCCTTTCGGTCCAGCTGAGCGAGTCCGAATTCGCCGTGGCCTGTGTCGCCTCACCCATCTGCGACGCGGCGGGGGCCTGCGTGGCGACGGTCGCGATTGTGCTTCCAGAGCAGCGGCTGATGGCGACCCGTGAAAAATACGTGCAGGAAGTCCTGCTGGCCTCGCGCCAGATTGAGCGCGGATTTGGCGTGTTCAGTTCGTAGCGAGCAATATGCAGTATCGGCTTTCGTGAAATCTCTGAATAAACCGGACCGTCCGCTTCCCGCCCCGAAATCGCCAGGCGGTGATTGCCGTCATATGCCATCTGTTAAGACGCTTGCTCCAATATGAATTGGCGGGAAGGTGCGGAAGAATGGCGAAAAAGAAACAGAGCTCGAACGCCATTGGCTGGGTAATCCTCGGACTCATAGCGTTTGGCATTTTTCAGTTCGGGATCCAGGGAAAACCAGATCGGGGCGCGAGTTCCGCACCGCAGTCGGCAACCTCTGTCTCCACAACGCAATCGCATTCTGTGTCGACGCCGCTCAACGTGCCGCGCTTTGTCAATGTCGCGTCGCTCAACGTTCGCCACTCTCCGAGCGTGTCGGGTGAGCTGATCATGACGCTTCCCCGCGGAACCTCGTTGAGAGTGCTGGACCGGCAGGATGGATGGCTTCTTGTAGACTTGAGCCCCACACTCGAAGGCTGGGTTACAGAGCGCCTCACCACAGTCCAGGGCCCGGCGCCGCGCTATATACCGCCCGCGCCAATGATAGGTTCGAGGTAGCCGGGTCGGGTTACAGCGCAAAGCCGCGGACCGGTCGTCAGCGACTGATATTCAGGGACGACGTGACCTCAAGGCTCCGGTCCTCCCGCACGGCGCGGATATCGCCTTCACCAGCATGGCTCGTCAGCTTTGCGTCGCGATCGCGGATCAACTGTGCGATCTCGGGCTGATACTGCCGCAGCACGGCGGTCAGCCAGCGATTGACCAGATAGGACGGCTTGGCGAGTTCCATGTCAAAGCGTGGCAATAGCGCAATGGTCGGCTCGGCATCGAGCCAAGTGTCGCCGACCACCCACTGGTTGACCGTGAACAGCCGATGGAGCTTGCCATAGGCGTCGACGCCGACGGCAACCAGATGGTGCACGGGGCCTTGGGCGCCATCGGGGCGGACGAAGCAATGATAGTGCCCGTGCTCGATGTCGTCGGCCGGTGGCAGGTGGCAGTGGTAGTACCATTGCCCACCACTTTCGGGATCGAAGACATCGCCGGGCGGATAGTGTTCCCAGGCCGCGACAGGCGCATCGCGCAGGGTTTCGCGCAGGACGTTCTCGGCCGACTTGGCAAGAAGGCGTTCGCAAAAGGCTGCTTCCTGAGCCGCCCGCTCGCGTTCTGCGTCCATGCCGACCTCCTATTGTGCCCCTGCCGCGCAGGGATTGACCGCTGCACAGGGTGCACCAGCCGCACAAGGATTGGCGACCGGCGCCGGCGCCGCAGCCGCACAGGGCGCAGCGGCGGGCGCACCAGCAGCGCACGGATTCGCCGGGGCCACAGCAGCGCAAGGATTTGCCGGTGCCCCAGCGGCGCAGGGATTGCCAGCCGCGCATGGGTTTGCGACCGGCGCAGCGGCCGCGCAGGAGTTGCCGGCGGCGCAAGGGTTGCCTGCAGCGCAGGGATTCGCGGCTGCTGCTGCCGCTGGGACCGGGGCCGGTGCTCGAACCGAGCTGCTGACGTGATCGGCAGCGACAGCGGCGGTCGCGACGAGGGCTGCAGCCCCGAAAAGCAAGGTGTTGCGTGCGCTCATTTCCGCTTGAATCCATCAAGGCCAAAGACCGGCCGAAGGGCGATGCCACCAAGGCTGCCGACAAAGGCCGCGGCAAACCACAGCCAGCCATGCACGCTGCCCGAGGCAATGCCACTGAACAGCGCGCCGATATTGCAGCCGAAGCTGAGGCGTGCGCCATAGCCCATCAGCATCCCGCCAATGGCCGCGGCCAGCAGCGACAGGAAGGGCAAAGCCGCCTTAGGCGCAAACTTGCCGGCAAGACCCGCGGCAAGAGCGGCGCCGAGGATCAGGCCGAAATCCATGACCGAGGTGGAATCTTCCAGCACACTGGACTGCAGGGCCTGCGCCTGCGCCGGCCAGGTCCAGAATTCCCAGGTGGCCACCGGGACGCCGACGGCCTGGGCGATCTTGGCGCCCCAGAGGCCAAAGCCATAGGTGATCGACCACGGATGGCCGGCGACCAACAAGGTCAGGATATTGAGCCCGGCCAGCGCCAGGCCGGCGCCAACCAATGGCCAGGGGCCATGCAGCAGGCGCGCCCAGCCGCTTGCGGCCGGAGCCTTGATGGTTTCAAGCGCGCCATGCCGGCGACGTTCCACGAGCACGGTAATAAGTGCCACGGCGCCGAGGCCAGCCAGCGTGACGAGAAGGGCCAGGGGAACGCCGAGACTGGTACCAAGAGCGATGGCAGGCAGCGAAGGTTGGGTCAGCCAGAAGGGCAGATGTGCTGTGCCCAGGAGCGCGCCGACGATGAAAAATGCGAGGGTCACCAGCATGCGGGAACTGCCGCCGCCGACGGTGAAGAGAGTACCCGAACCGCAACCGCCGCCCAACTGCATGCCGAGGCCGAACATGGCTGCACCAAGCAATACCGAAACGCCAACCGGCGCGGTGGCGCCGGCTAGCGGCTGGCCGAAGGGATTGCCCAGGGTCAGGAGAGGAATGAACGCCAGCGCCGCCACGCCGATCATCACCATCTGGGCGCGCATGGCATGACCGCGCCCTTCGACCACCATACGGCGCCAGCCACCGGTAAAGCCGAAAGACGCGTGATAGAGCGTCAGGCCCATCAGGCTGCCGATTAGAAACAGTGCCGCTTGCCGCAGGTCGGCGAGCTGCCAGATGGCAAGCGTGCCGAAGGCCAGAGCAAGGCTTGTGAACCATACCGGGCCGCGATCGAAGGGAATGGGTGCCGGACGCAGCTGGCCAGCGGTCGTGTCAGTCATCACATGCCTCGATAGAGAACGAATTGCCCGGACTCATCGCCCGGGCAAGCTTGTTATGGATATCTCAGATCACTCAGTTGGTGACAACCGGGCGGCTCGGATCGGAGGTCCAATCGGACATGGAACCATCATAAAGCCGCACATTTGGCAGGCCCTCGACTTCCGACAGGCCGAACCAGGCGATCGACGCCAGATGGCCGGTATTGCAGAAGGCGATGAAGCCGTCGCTATCGGCCACGCCAGCATCCTTGGCCAGCTTCGCGATGATGTCGGCGCTGGCAAAGGCCGGCTTGTCCGCGTCATAGAACTTGTCGAAGTTGATATTGATGGCCGACGGAATGTGACCCAGCGCCTGCACCGTATTGGTCTTTTCCTGGCCGATGAACTGGGCGACCGAACGGGCGTCGACGAGGTTGACGTCGCTAGCGATGGCTTCGTTCACTTCAGCCACTTCGGCGCGCAGTTCCGGACGGAATTCGGCGTCGAACGTGGCGGCGACCGGGGTCACGGCATCGGTCGAGAGTTCGCCATTGGCCTTGGCCCAGGCAGCATAGCCGCCATCAAGGATCGATACATTGTCATGTCCGTAGACCTTGAAGGTCCAGTAAACGCGGGTCGCGCCGCCGAAATCGGACGCGTTTGCGCCACCGGTGAGGATGACGACATGGCTGTCATTGCTGACGCCGAGGCCCGAAACCAGCGTCTCGATGGCCTCCTCAGTGGGCAGCAGGCCAGGAACGTTGCCAACCTTGGCGCGCCAGCCGGAAGCAGCATAGGGCGCAGCGACGGCGCCCGGCACGTGGCCGGCAGCATAGAGGTCGCCGGCATCGGTCGCATCGCGGATGTCCAGCACGACGAGGCTTTCATTCCCCAGATGCTGGGCGAGCCAGGCGGCATCGACCAAAGGCTGGTCGGTCAGGCGCTCGGCATGGGCAGCGCCGGTCAGGATCAGGGCGGCGGCCATGGCGGCGCCAGCGAGTTTGAGATGCATCGGAGACTCCTTGAAGGCGAAATTTGAACTGGCAGCAATATCGCACGCTTGCTGTTCCAGCGCGGCCCAAGCAGTTCCAAAGCGTTGGCGGCGGAGAAAAAATCTATCTAGCCGATCAAGATTAGTTCGAAGGAATGTTCTTCCCGCCCGCTGGGCAGCCAGCCAATGAGCGGCGATACTTGGCGCACAAGCAGAGTGTAGCCGTATGACCCGAGCCATGTTGACCCTTCCCCGCCTTGCCCTTGCCGTGGCTCTGGCCCTCGCTCCGGTGCCAGGCTGGGCGCAGCAAGAAGCTGGGTCTGTTACCGAGCAAGCGGCGCCACGAGCGACGGTGCTGAGCTTTGAGACTGAAGCGCAGCTTAATGCGCTCGCCTCGGAGGGCACGACGGTCGTGTTCTTTTATGCAGCTTGGTGCCCCAATTGCCGAGCCACCATCGCCGAGCTCAATGCGCGGTGGGCAGAAGTGAATCCGGACCTGACGGTCGTCATTGCCGACTATGACGCGGAAACCGCGCTCAAGGGCAAGTTCGGCGTGACCTATCAGGACACTTTCGTGTTGCTCGACACCGAAGGGAATTCCGTCAAGTCGTGGAATGCTGGCGGGGTCGATGGCCTCAATGCCAACAGTGCCAGCTAGACGCCGCACATGCTGCTGACCATAGGTTTTGCCTTTCTGGCCGGTGTGATCACCGTGCTGTCGCCCTGCGTCCTGCCGCTGCTGCCGATCATTCTGAGCTCCGGCGCGCAAGAGGGGCGGGCGCGGCCCGTTGGGCTGATTGTGGGCTTCGTTGGCGCCTTCACCGCTGCCACACTGGCCCTTAGCTACCTCGTGCGATCGCTCGGCGTGCCGCCCGATCTCAATCGCATCCTTGCGGGTACAGTGTTGATCGCGCTGGGCCTGGTGCTCGCCATTCCCCTGCTGCACCGGGGCTTTGAGCGGTTTGCGGGGATAGTCGTCAGCCGCATGCCCGTGCCGCAGAACGGCTCGGGTTTTGGCGGTGGCCTGGTCATCGGCGCCGGACTGGGCCTGGCCTGGAGCCCATGCGTCGGTCCCATCATGGCTTCCGTGATCACACTGGCGCTGAACCAGCAGGTGGATGCAGCGGCCGTGGCAGTCACCCTGGCATTTTCATTGGGCACAGCGCTGCCAATGGCCGCCATCATGCTTGGCGGCCGGCAATTGACGCGACGACTGGGCTGGTTCCAGGCCAATGCCGGGCGCATCCAGCAGGTGCTCGGCGGTCTGCTGGTGTTGACCGGTCTCGCGATCTTCCTGGGTTGGGACCGCCAGATCCAGATATTGCTGCTGACCTGGTTTCCCGACTGGGAACTGGCCCTGACAGGCTGGGAGCCCCGCCCGGATCTTTGAGTATTCTTTCGGCAGGCGGCTGGGCAAAAAATCCTGCCGCTTCACGTTGCAAGAACGCAATCCTATCCGTTGAAATTGACGACCAATCGAGTCGAGTATCATCGGGTCGCCAAATCGGAAAGGATTGCCATCGTGGCCCAGCTTGGAAACCGCTCGCTTCTTACCACCGCTCTTGCCGCAATATCGCTTCATGCTCTCGCTTTGGGGGCGGCTCCCCTCGCCGTGGCACTCGTCACCGCTCCGAGCCAGGCACAGTCGGCAGCGGTCAACATCATCACCGGCCAGCCCGAATTCGAGAGCCTGTTGAATGACGGCGCCAAGCTCATCGACGTGCGCTCGGCTGCCGCCTATGCCGAAGGGCATGTGGCTGGCGCGATCAATCTGCCCTGGCAGGCGCTCAATGTCTCGGAGACCGATGGCATCCGCAATGAATTTGCCAGTGACGCGACTTTCGAAGAGCTGCTGGGCAAGGCAGGGCTCAGCTATGACGACACCATCCTGATCTACGATACCAACGCCTTGCCCGGCCGCGCCTATGTCGCCTTTGTCTATGCGGGTTTCGACAAGGTCCATGTCCTCGATGGTGGCATAGGAGTCTGGCAGGGCGAGCTCAGCACCGAGCCGGTCGAGGTCGCTGCAACGCCGTTCAGGCTCGAGCGCAAGAACGATATTCGCGTCTCCAAGGACTACGTGGCCAGCAAGGTCGGCGACGCCAATGCGGTGATCATCGATGGCCGGAACGGCGACGCCTATGCCGATGGCCACATCCCGGGCGCGCAGACGCTGCCGGCGTCGAGCCTTCTGACGCCCGCGGCAACGCTGCAATCCGAGCCGGTATTGCTCGAGCTGCTCAACACTGCCGGCGTCAGCCCGGATCGGGAGGTCGTGTCCTACTGCGGTAGCGGCGTCGCGGCGGCCAACAATTATCTGGCGCTGCGCAATCTGGGCTACCAGAACGTGGTGCTTTACGACGCAAGCTGGGACGAGTGGAGCCGCGATCCACGCTCGGGCCAGCAACTGGCCCTCGCCAACTACACCTTCGAAGGCTCGGACACTTCTGCGGATGTCGGTCCGCAATTCCTTGACGAAGCTGCGGTCAAGGCCCTGGCGCAGGATCCAAATGTCGTGGTGCTGGATGTTCGCGCACCATCAGACTATGCGGCCGGCCATATCCCCGGCTCGATCAACCTGTTCTGGGACCAGACCCTCGATGCCGACCGCGTGCTGCTGCCGGTGGAACAGTTGCAAAAGCTTTATGCCGATGCCGGCGTAACGCCCGACAAGCGCGTGGTGCTGTTCACGCGGGGCGGCCAGCAACTCTCACACAGCTTCACCGTGCTGAGCATCCTGGGCTTCTCTGATGTGGATTTCTTCACTGGCAAGTTCGAGGGCTGGGAAAACGGCGCCTTCAAGCGCACGTAACGCGGAGTGCATAGGCGGGCGCGCAGGCGCTTGCCCGTGCACTCACCAAAAGCCCTAAAGGGCCAAGGGGGATTTGCTCCCGGCCGAATTCGAGCGCTCGAAAGGCGACGCGCGGTCCCTTTCAGGCCTGACCACAGGCGCACCACGCTGGAGGAACTGCTAGCCTGGGCGCAGGCTCGATAATTAGATGAAATCATCTTAGTCGACTGCCGGATCGCGCGGCGGGCGTTCAAAGCAGGTCGCGAAGCGTCTGGAGATCGTCCAGAACCGCCTCAAGACGATTGTCGGGGGAAAATTCGATCATTGCATATCGGGGCAATGCCCGGTCAGGAGTGCTCGCCGCCAGGTCTAGCAGTGGCTTCCAGTAATTCCGGTGGTCGCGCAGGGGCATCCGCACGTGGTCCCGGGTCCAGCAGAAGACGTGCAGGTGGCTGAGCCGGGGCAAAACCGATCTCAGGGCACCAGTCGCTTCGGCGATCGGCTGGCCATAGTCCGGTTGCCAATGGGTCAGTAGATTGTCTCGCCCGACGCGCTGCATCAGGTCCAGTGTTTCCGCTGCAGTATGCGTGAAGGTCCCGGGGTGGAACTCTAGGGATAGCTGGAGGCCACTGGCAGCGGCCAGGTCGCAGAAGTCGATAAGGTCGGATACGACGCGAGACAGTAGGGCAGTACGGGCGGCGCCGGGCTCCAGGCCGGTTGTTCGTTCCGTCCAGATACGCAGGAGCGGCGTTCTAAGAGCCTCCGCGCTGGCGAGGCAGGCAGCGAATTCTTCGCGCGCTCCGTCGGCCCCGGCGGCTACATATGTGCCATAGCTCGGAATGGCGAGGCCGGCCGACCGGCACAGTTGCGCTACGCGCCGGGCGCTGTCGAGGTCGCCCGGCGGGACATGCTTGCGTGCCTCCCATTCGATGCCCTTCGCGCCGCCGGTCACGGCGCAGTCGATGACCTGTTCAGGATCGAGATGGCGCAAGGCAACCGAGCACAGGCCGGGTGCGAGGGGCAGCGGAGTACCGGAGTGTGCGGGCCGCGATGGGGTCGTGGTCACCATGGCTTTGTCTCAGGCGAGGCGGTCGAGCTGGTCGAGCGGAACGCGGCCGGGGATGGGCGCGCCGGCAAGAAAGGCCTCGATGGCGTCGATCATGGCGGCGCCGTGACGCCACAGTTCGATCGAGCCCGAGCCGGCAATATGCGGCGTCAGCAGCAGGTTGGGCAGGTTCCAGAGCGGGCTGTCGGCCGCCGGCACTTCGGGCCAGGTCGTGTCGATGATCGCGTGGATATGCCCGCGCTGCAGCGCCGCTATCAGGGCCCTCTCGTCCACCAGGGCGCCCCTGGCGGTATTGATCAGGGTTGCGCCAGGCCTCATCGAGTTTATCAGTCGCGCATCGATCATATGTTCGGTCTCGGGCAGCAGCGGCGCATGCAGCGAGACAGTGTCGGCGCTTTCGAACAAGTGGTCGAGCGTGACCTTCGTGACGCCCATGTCATGCGCATCCGGCTCGGTCAGGAAGGGGTCTGCGACGATCACGTCGAGATCGAAGGGCTGCAGCATCTTTGCCACCAGCCGGCCGATGGTCGATGCTCCGACCAGTCCGACCATGCGCCGATAATTGCCCAAAATGCCCGAGCGTCCGAGCACCGCCTTGCGCCCCTGCCTTATGTCGGCATAGGTGCGGGCCATTTCCAATATGCGCTTGTTGGCAAACAGGATGGCGGCCAGCGAATATTCGGCCACCGGAACGGCATTCTGTGCCGCGCAACTGCTGACGGCGATGTCGCTGCGGAGCCCGCCTTCGGGCAGGTAAGATTTGACGGAGCCACCCGCATGGGCGACGAGCCCGAGCTGGGGCAGGGCGGCGACGATTTCCGTCGTGAGCCGCGGTGTAGGCCAGCCGGTGAGGATGATGCGGGCGTCGGCGGGCAGGACATCGGCGCCGGCCTTCAGATCGATGCTGATCGGCGTCACCAACCGGCCGAGCGCGGCTTCCTCCTCCGGCCCGAAGATTTGCTGGCGATAGGCCTCGCTGAAAGCGAGCAGGGCGACCGGCCGATTTATCCCGGTATCGAGCATGGCTTGTAATATCCTTGAGGACCCGCGCCTCGCTCAGAACCTGCCTGGCCGGAGGCGAGCCATGGCCCGCCTCCGGTCCAATGCTAGTTGGGGTAGTTGATCGACGTGTCGATGAAGTCGTTGGTGAAGGCCGTTGCCGGATCATAGGCCGTGATGGTGAAGGCTTCGGCGACGAGACCATAGTCGGCGGCGACGCGGTCGCCATCGAAAGCGCCTACCGGCAGGGTGTTGCCGGTGCCGGGTATGACCTTCGAGGCGAATTCGAGTTCGCGGGCGGCGTCCTCGGCCCTCATGCTGACGGCACTCGACAGGGCCTGGCTGCAGGGCTCGGGCGTGGCGAGGCAGAAGGCGAAGGCGCGCTGCGTGGTCTGCACCATGCCCTTTACCAGCTCGGCCTTTTCGGCGATCGCCTTGCCATTGGCGAAGTAGGTGAGCCCATAGGGGTTGAGCCCGTGATCGCGGAGCAGCGCGAAGCCGAGATCGTCGCCGAACACGTCTTCATAGACGAAGTGCACGCTATACATATGAGTGGTGGCGTCGATGGCGCCCGATTGTAGCGCAGCGACCTTGGCGGTGGGCTGGATATTGACCCATTCCACGGAGTCGGTCTCGATGCCCATGGCCCGCGAGATCGGGCCCCAGAACTGGCGGGCGGCATCCGAGGCCGGCGCGCCGAGCTTGTGGCCGGCAAGGTCGGCAACATTTTCGATGCCGCTGCTCTTCTTCCAGTAGATGCCGTTGGCGCTGTCATTATAGGCGACGAAGACGCCGACGATATCGCTGCCCTCGCCCCGGAACTGGAGCGCGGTGGGCATGTCGATGATCGCCATGTCTACCTGGCCGACGCCGAGCGCCGTGGCGGCCGCGCCCGAGCCGTTGCCCTGGATGATTTCGAGATCGACGCCGGCCTCGTTGAACCAGCCCTCCTGCAGGGCATAGTAGAGTGGCGCGTGGTCGCCGCCGGCCTTCCAGTTGAGCATCAGCTTGAGCGGCTCGGCCGACATGGCGCTGCTGCTCATCAATACGGATGCCAGGACGGCACTGGTCGTCGCGATAGTTCTGATCATGAGGTTCCTCCCAAA
This sequence is a window from Devosia ginsengisoli. Protein-coding genes within it:
- a CDS encoding ABC transporter substrate-binding protein; translation: MGYRQATTVALAALLMASAAPALAQGDAINVATVGELPTLDPMSTTTDLVGDVTQHIFETLFTFDANYGLTPMLAQDMPQISADGTEYLIKLRSGITFHDGSAMDSADVVASLNRWLATASRAKLVSESIEAIEAVDAETVRIKLNKPSGSFLALLSFTNSAAVIMPEEKLADPLVEFIGTGPFKLGERKPDQYIQLLKFEDYSPRAEAPNGYGGARIAEVDELRFLPVPDASTRIEAALAGQYDYVSSLPIEAAARFQDQANVEPVLLESFGWPVFVLNKKAGSAADIEVRRAIRTALNMEDMLIAAFGDPSAYSLNGSMYPSTFVWHSDAGVDGAYNLGDPDAARSMLAEAGKEGAPLRILTSRQYEFHYKMAQVAAEYLKQAGFAVEMDVVDWATLSERRGNPDLWDIYITHSSFLPEPGIINLLSPTAPGWWESEARTTAMDAFNAELDPAKRVEKWAEVQRVIYDEVPFIKIGDFSALAAKSKRLEGLVKAPWPYFWNTSVTQ
- a CDS encoding IclR family transcriptional regulator; translation: MARVSGIERTIQIFDLLESTGRAMNGSAIAKGVGASASTIYPIIDELLERQLLARAEGSDVWLGPRLYRYGLAYGNALDIVRIATPVMRDMCQRIGETVQLCGRDGGMMTILGMEEADGHFRVSSRVGSRVPLNWTASGRLLVGHLPPAQRLEIFAASALDSPSGRAATDPDTLSAEAGEAFLARLSVQLSESEFAVACVASPICDAAGACVATVAIVLPEQRLMATREKYVQEVLLASRQIERGFGVFSS
- a CDS encoding DUF6969 family protein → MDAERERAAQEAAFCERLLAKSAENVLRETLRDAPVAAWEHYPPGDVFDPESGGQWYYHCHLPPADDIEHGHYHCFVRPDGAQGPVHHLVAVGVDAYGKLHRLFTVNQWVVGDTWLDAEPTIALLPRFDMELAKPSYLVNRWLTAVLRQYQPEIAQLIRDRDAKLTSHAGEGDIRAVREDRSLEVTSSLNISR
- a CDS encoding YeeE/YedE family protein, whose amino-acid sequence is MTDTTAGQLRPAPIPFDRGPVWFTSLALAFGTLAIWQLADLRQAALFLIGSLMGLTLYHASFGFTGGWRRMVVEGRGHAMRAQMVMIGVAALAFIPLLTLGNPFGQPLAGATAPVGVSVLLGAAMFGLGMQLGGGCGSGTLFTVGGGSSRMLVTLAFFIVGALLGTAHLPFWLTQPSLPAIALGTSLGVPLALLVTLAGLGAVALITVLVERRRHGALETIKAPAASGWARLLHGPWPLVGAGLALAGLNILTLLVAGHPWSITYGFGLWGAKIAQAVGVPVATWEFWTWPAQAQALQSSVLEDSTSVMDFGLILGAALAAGLAGKFAPKAALPFLSLLAAAIGGMLMGYGARLSFGCNIGALFSGIASGSVHGWLWFAAAFVGSLGGIALRPVFGLDGFKRK
- a CDS encoding sulfurtransferase, with the translated sequence MHLKLAGAAMAAALILTGAAHAERLTDQPLVDAAWLAQHLGNESLVVLDIRDATDAGDLYAAGHVPGAVAAPYAASGWRAKVGNVPGLLPTEEAIETLVSGLGVSNDSHVVILTGGANASDFGGATRVYWTFKVYGHDNVSILDGGYAAWAKANGELSTDAVTPVAATFDAEFRPELRAEVAEVNEAIASDVNLVDARSVAQFIGQEKTNTVQALGHIPSAININFDKFYDADKPAFASADIIAKLAKDAGVADSDGFIAFCNTGHLASIAWFGLSEVEGLPNVRLYDGSMSDWTSDPSRPVVTN
- a CDS encoding TlpA family protein disulfide reductase, encoding MLTLPRLALAVALALAPVPGWAQQEAGSVTEQAAPRATVLSFETEAQLNALASEGTTVVFFYAAWCPNCRATIAELNARWAEVNPDLTVVIADYDAETALKGKFGVTYQDTFVLLDTEGNSVKSWNAGGVDGLNANSAS
- a CDS encoding cytochrome c biogenesis CcdA family protein; protein product: MLLTIGFAFLAGVITVLSPCVLPLLPIILSSGAQEGRARPVGLIVGFVGAFTAATLALSYLVRSLGVPPDLNRILAGTVLIALGLVLAIPLLHRGFERFAGIVVSRMPVPQNGSGFGGGLVIGAGLGLAWSPCVGPIMASVITLALNQQVDAAAVAVTLAFSLGTALPMAAIMLGGRQLTRRLGWFQANAGRIQQVLGGLLVLTGLAIFLGWDRQIQILLLTWFPDWELALTGWEPRPDL
- a CDS encoding rhodanese-like domain-containing protein is translated as MAQLGNRSLLTTALAAISLHALALGAAPLAVALVTAPSQAQSAAVNIITGQPEFESLLNDGAKLIDVRSAAAYAEGHVAGAINLPWQALNVSETDGIRNEFASDATFEELLGKAGLSYDDTILIYDTNALPGRAYVAFVYAGFDKVHVLDGGIGVWQGELSTEPVEVAATPFRLERKNDIRVSKDYVASKVGDANAVIIDGRNGDAYADGHIPGAQTLPASSLLTPAATLQSEPVLLELLNTAGVSPDREVVSYCGSGVAAANNYLALRNLGYQNVVLYDASWDEWSRDPRSGQQLALANYTFEGSDTSADVGPQFLDEAAVKALAQDPNVVVLDVRAPSDYAAGHIPGSINLFWDQTLDADRVLLPVEQLQKLYADAGVTPDKRVVLFTRGGQQLSHSFTVLSILGFSDVDFFTGKFEGWENGAFKRT
- a CDS encoding sugar phosphate isomerase/epimerase family protein, with the translated sequence MVTTTPSRPAHSGTPLPLAPGLCSVALRHLDPEQVIDCAVTGGAKGIEWEARKHVPPGDLDSARRVAQLCRSAGLAIPSYGTYVAAGADGAREEFAACLASAEALRTPLLRIWTERTTGLEPGAARTALLSRVVSDLIDFCDLAAASGLQLSLEFHPGTFTHTAAETLDLMQRVGRDNLLTHWQPDYGQPIAEATGALRSVLPRLSHLHVFCWTRDHVRMPLRDHRNYWKPLLDLAASTPDRALPRYAMIEFSPDNRLEAVLDDLQTLRDLL